In Paenibacillus sp. G2S3, a single window of DNA contains:
- a CDS encoding S66 peptidase family protein: MIRYPILNKNATVGVTAPSSGVGAQNAELIKLTSSRLESKGFKMICGDTVWTQEKAKSASAKVRAQEFNEMMGSEHIDILIPPWGGELLIEVLEFIDFDTMKDKWILGYSDISVLLLAVTLRTGIATAHGTNLVDLRGEYSDDTTAMWEAVLETKAGGSIVQHSSLKYQGEWQHDAPTPYVFHLTEDTRWKTVSSGPVTMKGRLLGGCIDVIRHLIGTPFGNLQHFQEQMINNEPILWYLENCELNTVDVRRSLVQMKLAGWFENCSGIMFGRSPANRPVENYTAEDIYAELSEELQVPIVYDIDCGHIPPQITLINGAYAEVDVTDGVGTVKQFFYE; this comes from the coding sequence ATGATTAGATATCCTATTTTGAACAAGAATGCGACAGTAGGGGTAACAGCACCTTCATCTGGAGTAGGCGCTCAAAATGCAGAGTTAATTAAGCTTACTTCAAGCCGTTTGGAGTCTAAAGGATTTAAAATGATTTGTGGGGATACGGTATGGACGCAAGAGAAAGCCAAATCCGCATCAGCCAAAGTTCGTGCTCAGGAGTTTAACGAGATGATGGGCAGTGAGCATATTGACATCCTTATTCCGCCTTGGGGTGGGGAGTTGTTAATTGAGGTTCTTGAATTTATTGATTTTGATACTATGAAGGACAAGTGGATCTTAGGGTATTCAGACATTAGCGTGCTGTTGCTTGCAGTTACGTTAAGAACAGGGATTGCCACGGCCCACGGGACTAACCTTGTTGATTTAAGAGGAGAGTATTCAGATGACACCACGGCCATGTGGGAAGCGGTTCTAGAGACGAAAGCAGGGGGTTCTATCGTCCAGCATTCATCACTTAAATATCAGGGGGAATGGCAGCATGATGCTCCTACGCCTTATGTATTCCATTTGACAGAAGATACCCGTTGGAAGACTGTATCCTCTGGTCCTGTAACTATGAAAGGACGTCTACTAGGGGGCTGCATAGATGTCATTAGGCATCTGATTGGCACACCATTTGGTAATCTGCAGCATTTCCAAGAACAAATGATTAACAATGAACCGATTCTATGGTACTTGGAGAATTGCGAACTGAATACGGTTGATGTACGTAGGTCATTAGTTCAGATGAAGCTGGCAGGATGGTTTGAGAATTGTTCTGGCATTATGTTTGGCAGAAGTCCTGCTAATCGACCAGTAGAGAACTACACGGCCGAAGACATCTACGCAGAGCTTTCTGAGGAACTCCAGGTACCTATTGTGTATGATATAGATTGTGGTCATATTCCACCGCAAATTACGCTTATTAACGGTGCGTACGCTGAAGTTGATGTGACTGACGGAGTAGGAACGGTAAAGCAATTTTTCTATGAATAA
- the ylxM gene encoding YlxM family DNA-binding protein, translating into MSQENRLEKTNRINLLFAFYERLLTDKQQTFLKYYFHDDFSLGEIAAEFEISRQAVYEHIKRAEQVLENYEEKLGLLVKHESRTKYLDELRRLPENGMLPEQYKLRFAEIVDRLQRLE; encoded by the coding sequence ATGAGTCAGGAGAATAGACTCGAGAAAACGAATCGTATCAATCTGCTTTTTGCCTTCTATGAACGACTGCTTACAGATAAGCAGCAAACGTTTCTTAAATATTATTTTCACGATGATTTTTCCTTGGGAGAAATCGCCGCTGAATTTGAAATCAGTCGCCAAGCCGTTTATGAACATATTAAACGGGCGGAGCAAGTCTTAGAGAATTATGAAGAAAAACTTGGTTTATTAGTGAAACATGAGAGTCGTACCAAATATTTAGATGAACTGCGCAGACTGCCGGAGAATGGGATGCTGCCTGAGCAATATAAACTTCGGTTCGCGGAGATCGTGGATCGCTTGCAGAGGTTAGAGTAG
- the ffh gene encoding signal recognition particle protein, with product MAFEGLTGRLQNVFSKLRGKGKVSEDDVNEAMREVRLALLEADVNFKVVKEFVAKVKEKSIGKEVMDSFTPGMVIIDIVNKELTELMGGSQAKLAKSNKPPTVIMMVGLQGAGKTTTSGKLAKLLQKGNHRPLLVAGDIYRPAAIKQLQVLGEQIKVPVFSLGDQTSPVEIARQAVQHAKDNGLDYVIIDTAGRLHIDEELMEELKQIHNVVNPDEVLLVVDAMTGQDAVNVAESFNKQLELTGVVLTKLDGDSRGGAALSVKAVTGCPIKFAALGEKIDALEPFHPERMASRILGMGDMLSLIEKAQANIDTDKAKEMERKMRNAEFTFDDFLEQMDQVKKLGPIDQILDMLPGMNKAKGIKDLKVDDKQMGRVEAIVHSMTKTEKRQPEIINHNRRKRIAAGSGTSVAEVNRLIKQFDEMRKMMKQFSGMMGGGGKASKKNAMKQLKGLGGKGMKFPFK from the coding sequence ATGGCGTTTGAAGGTTTAACCGGAAGATTGCAGAATGTGTTCAGCAAGCTGCGCGGTAAAGGTAAAGTATCCGAAGATGACGTAAACGAAGCTATGCGCGAAGTACGGCTGGCCCTTCTGGAAGCCGATGTTAACTTCAAGGTAGTTAAAGAATTCGTGGCCAAGGTGAAAGAGAAGTCTATTGGCAAAGAAGTCATGGACAGCTTTACACCAGGCATGGTCATTATAGACATCGTTAACAAGGAACTAACCGAGCTGATGGGTGGAAGCCAAGCGAAGCTGGCCAAGTCGAACAAGCCACCAACCGTCATTATGATGGTGGGTCTACAAGGGGCAGGTAAGACAACCACTTCAGGTAAGCTGGCCAAGCTGTTACAGAAGGGCAATCATCGTCCGTTGCTCGTTGCAGGAGATATTTACCGTCCTGCTGCGATCAAACAGCTTCAGGTGCTGGGAGAACAGATTAAAGTTCCAGTGTTCTCGCTAGGTGATCAGACTAGTCCGGTAGAGATTGCCAGACAAGCTGTACAACATGCGAAGGATAACGGACTTGATTATGTAATTATTGATACTGCAGGCCGCCTGCACATTGATGAAGAATTGATGGAAGAACTGAAGCAGATTCACAATGTTGTAAATCCGGATGAAGTTCTGTTAGTAGTAGATGCAATGACCGGTCAAGACGCCGTGAACGTAGCCGAGAGCTTTAATAAGCAGCTTGAGCTTACAGGGGTTGTGTTGACGAAGCTCGACGGCGATAGCCGTGGTGGTGCTGCACTATCCGTCAAAGCCGTTACTGGCTGCCCGATCAAATTCGCTGCGTTAGGTGAGAAGATCGACGCATTGGAGCCGTTCCATCCGGAACGTATGGCATCGCGGATTTTGGGTATGGGCGACATGCTGTCGCTGATTGAAAAAGCTCAAGCGAATATCGACACTGACAAAGCTAAGGAAATGGAACGTAAGATGCGTAATGCGGAATTTACGTTCGATGATTTCCTTGAGCAAATGGATCAGGTGAAGAAGCTTGGTCCGATCGATCAAATCCTTGATATGTTGCCTGGCATGAACAAAGCCAAGGGCATTAAAGATTTAAAAGTTGATGATAAGCAAATGGGTCGCGTTGAAGCCATAGTTCATTCTATGACTAAGACGGAGAAACGTCAGCCTGAGATCATTAACCATAACCGCCGCAAGCGTATTGCTGCCGGTAGCGGAACCTCGGTCGCTGAGGTTAACCGCCTCATCAAGCAATTTGATGAGATGCGAAAGATGATGAAGCAATTCTCCGGCATGATGGGCGGAGGCGGCAAAGCCTCCAAGAAGAATGCCATGAAGCAGCTTAAAGGGCTAGGCGGAAAAGGGATGAAGTTCCCTTTTAAATGA
- a CDS encoding carboxypeptidase M32, whose amino-acid sequence MEQQVKEQWEKFSELLSKISGYSEAIELLHWDLRTGAPRKGVEVRSGTIGMLSGELFRLGISEEMGDFTEFFTRPEVITQLSHDQKKIVTDCRKEYERSKSIPSKRFEEYAVLSAHSQTIWEEAKENNDFATFEPYLSKIVALKQEFIDYWGVKGTRYDTLLDMYEPDLTVEKVDEVFSRLRSRLVPLVEAIAASPNKPDTSFLQQIFPKEQQEKFGNFILEQMGYDFDAGRLDESVHPFATGLNPGDVRITTAYLLDNVTSAIFSSLHEGGHALYEQNISKDFVGTPLAQGASMGIHESQSRLWENMIGRSRAFWERYYGDLQQQFPEQLANVELEDFYRAINSVENSFIRIEADELTYNLHIIVRYEIEKLIFNEGLSVKDLPEVWNAKYQEYLGITPPNNALGVLQDVHWSGGDFGYFASYSLGNMYAAQILNTLRKELPELDELIAAGNLLPIKEWLTDKIYRFGNSLTPSQIIEQVTGEPLSPDYLADYLEAKYTEIYKL is encoded by the coding sequence ATGGAACAGCAAGTGAAGGAACAGTGGGAGAAATTTAGCGAGTTATTATCAAAAATAAGTGGATATTCAGAGGCCATAGAATTACTTCACTGGGATTTACGCACCGGTGCACCACGTAAGGGAGTAGAGGTTCGTTCGGGTACGATAGGGATGCTGAGTGGAGAACTATTCAGACTCGGAATTTCAGAGGAGATGGGAGATTTTACAGAATTTTTTACCCGTCCTGAAGTGATTACCCAGCTTTCACATGATCAGAAGAAGATTGTTACCGATTGCCGTAAAGAATATGAGCGAAGCAAGAGCATCCCTTCCAAAAGATTTGAGGAGTACGCTGTCCTGTCCGCACATTCCCAAACGATTTGGGAAGAAGCCAAGGAGAACAATGATTTTGCTACTTTTGAACCTTATTTAAGCAAGATCGTTGCTCTAAAGCAAGAATTTATCGATTATTGGGGTGTAAAAGGAACGCGGTACGATACACTTCTTGATATGTATGAGCCTGATCTTACGGTAGAAAAAGTGGATGAAGTATTCAGCCGCCTGCGCAGCCGTTTGGTACCATTGGTAGAAGCTATCGCTGCTTCACCCAATAAACCGGACACAAGCTTCTTACAACAGATCTTCCCTAAAGAGCAGCAGGAAAAGTTCGGTAACTTTATTCTGGAGCAAATGGGCTACGATTTTGATGCAGGCCGTCTAGATGAGAGTGTACATCCTTTTGCTACGGGATTGAATCCAGGCGACGTTCGTATTACGACCGCTTACCTGCTTGATAATGTGACGAGTGCTATATTCAGTTCATTGCATGAAGGTGGACATGCGCTTTATGAACAAAATATCAGCAAGGATTTTGTTGGAACCCCTCTGGCACAAGGAGCATCGATGGGGATTCATGAATCTCAGTCGAGACTATGGGAGAACATGATCGGACGCAGCCGGGCTTTCTGGGAACGATATTACGGTGATCTTCAACAGCAATTCCCTGAGCAGCTTGCAAATGTGGAGTTGGAAGATTTCTACCGGGCGATCAACAGTGTGGAGAACTCTTTTATTCGGATCGAAGCAGATGAGCTTACATACAATCTGCACATTATTGTGCGTTATGAGATCGAGAAGCTTATTTTTAATGAGGGGCTTTCTGTAAAAGACCTGCCAGAGGTATGGAATGCTAAGTATCAAGAGTATTTGGGGATTACTCCACCTAATAACGCTCTGGGCGTACTGCAGGATGTCCATTGGTCTGGCGGGGATTTCGGATATTTTGCTTCTTACTCCTTAGGTAATATGTACGCTGCGCAAATTCTGAATACACTTCGCAAGGAATTGCCGGAGTTAGATGAATTAATTGCTGCAGGGAACCTACTTCCTATTAAAGAGTGGTTAACGGATAAGATCTATCGTTTCGGAAATAGCTTAACGCCTTCCCAAATCATTGAACAAGTAACAGGCGAACCGCTGAGCCCAGATTATTTGGCTGATTATTTAGAAGCGAAGTATACGGAGATTTACAAACTGTAA
- the rpsP gene encoding 30S ribosomal protein S16: MAVRIRLKRMGAHKAPFYRVVVSDSRSPRDGRFIEEIGYYNPIEQPAVVKIDEEKALKWLQTGAQASDTVRNLLSKAGVMKKFHELKQQK; encoded by the coding sequence GTGGCAGTACGTATTCGTCTGAAAAGAATGGGAGCGCATAAAGCGCCTTTCTATCGTGTAGTGGTTTCCGATTCCCGGTCCCCTCGTGACGGTCGTTTTATCGAGGAAATCGGTTATTATAATCCGATTGAACAACCGGCAGTAGTTAAGATCGATGAGGAAAAAGCTCTTAAATGGCTTCAAACAGGTGCGCAAGCATCTGATACAGTACGCAACTTGCTTTCCAAAGCAGGCGTAATGAAGAAGTTTCATGAGCTTAAGCAACAGAAATAA
- a CDS encoding iron-sulfur cluster biosynthesis family protein, translating into MMIQVTPLAERKLKERLEDRPGFFKLFYDTEGCGCDGINVLLIVSEVEDGDSRIESDSLPFIVSRQQEIFYEDKMRLDAEERFSSFKLDSDSQIYGKNILVRDMRSVSTF; encoded by the coding sequence ATGATGATTCAAGTTACACCTCTCGCAGAAAGGAAGTTGAAGGAAAGGCTTGAAGATCGGCCAGGATTTTTCAAGCTCTTTTATGATACGGAAGGCTGCGGGTGTGACGGAATTAATGTGTTACTGATTGTTTCAGAAGTGGAGGACGGCGATTCCAGGATTGAAAGTGATTCCCTTCCCTTTATCGTAAGCCGCCAGCAGGAAATCTTTTATGAAGACAAGATGCGACTCGATGCCGAGGAACGTTTCTCTTCCTTTAAGCTAGACAGTGATTCACAGATTTACGGAAAAAATATCCTGGTAAGAGATATGCGTAGTGTAAGTACATTTTAG
- a CDS encoding KH domain-containing protein: MEELVGVIAKALVDHPEDVTVRAVEKDHLIVYELSVHPDDVGKVIGKQGRIAKALRTVVTSAAVKSDKRVTVDILS; the protein is encoded by the coding sequence ATGGAAGAATTAGTTGGAGTAATTGCTAAGGCTTTAGTGGATCATCCAGAAGATGTGACGGTACGAGCGGTGGAGAAGGATCACCTAATTGTCTATGAACTGTCCGTACATCCTGATGATGTAGGAAAGGTCATTGGCAAACAAGGAAGGATCGCGAAGGCGCTCCGTACAGTAGTCACATCTGCAGCAGTCAAGAGCGATAAACGCGTAACTGTAGATATTTTATCTTAA
- a CDS encoding YxcD family protein: MVLSMDEIINALCLHMAERKMVRPEDVQVELSWEEDTGYSAEVWVQGRSQYLVESNMIEAILRYMLSEYGIRSYREDVRLDLDEEITAIVTTGN; encoded by the coding sequence ATGGTTCTAAGCATGGATGAGATCATTAACGCCCTATGTCTACACATGGCAGAACGAAAAATGGTTCGCCCAGAAGATGTTCAGGTAGAACTGAGCTGGGAAGAAGATACCGGTTACTCTGCAGAGGTTTGGGTTCAGGGACGTAGTCAATATTTAGTTGAGTCCAACATGATCGAAGCGATCCTACGTTACATGCTTAGCGAATATGGCATTCGTTCCTATCGCGAAGATGTAAGGCTAGACCTCGATGAGGAAATTACCGCGATTGTAACTACAGGGAACTAA
- the rimM gene encoding ribosome maturation factor RimM (Essential for efficient processing of 16S rRNA): MTEELTVGRLVNTHGIRGEIKVLSHTDFPDVRFAAGKKLQVIPADGSSKFEVTVESAREHKGMFIVKLKGYTNINEVEKYKGSLLKVPSNDLVDLPENEYYFHQIVGCEVYTDEDENKPLGTITEILQPGANDVWVVKPEKGQDILIPVINDVVLNVDIEAKKITVHLMEGLLP, translated from the coding sequence ATGACAGAAGAGTTAACCGTAGGCAGACTTGTGAATACGCATGGTATTCGCGGGGAGATTAAAGTACTATCCCATACCGATTTCCCTGATGTTCGTTTTGCTGCAGGTAAAAAGCTGCAGGTGATCCCTGCAGATGGCAGTTCTAAATTCGAAGTAACTGTAGAATCCGCTCGTGAGCACAAGGGTATGTTCATCGTTAAGCTCAAAGGGTATACGAACATTAATGAAGTGGAAAAATATAAAGGAAGCCTCCTGAAGGTTCCGAGTAATGATCTGGTTGATCTCCCTGAGAACGAATACTACTTCCACCAAATCGTCGGTTGTGAGGTATACACGGATGAAGATGAGAACAAACCACTCGGTACAATTACAGAAATCTTACAGCCTGGTGCGAATGATGTATGGGTTGTTAAGCCTGAAAAAGGACAAGACATCCTTATTCCTGTAATCAACGATGTAGTCCTGAATGTGGACATAGAAGCTAAAAAAATTACTGTTCATTTGATGGAAGGGCTATTGCCATGA
- a CDS encoding hemolysin III family protein, whose amino-acid sequence MANTHTYSRREEVANAITHGIGTVLSVAALVLLVVFASLKGTTWHVVSFSIYGTTMLLLYLNSTLVHSLKEGKAKDLFEFFDHSAIYLFIAGTYTPFLLVAIRGTLGWSLFGVIWGIAVFGVFFKAFFVKKFLFMSTIFYIAMGWLIVIAWNPLSAVIADGGMMLLMAGGVLYTLGTVFYVWRGFPYHHAIWHVFVLAGSVTHFFAVLIYVLPIQ is encoded by the coding sequence ATGGCAAATACTCACACCTACAGCCGGAGAGAAGAAGTCGCGAATGCGATTACGCACGGGATTGGAACGGTATTAAGTGTGGCTGCACTTGTCCTGCTTGTTGTTTTTGCAAGTCTGAAAGGAACAACATGGCATGTGGTCAGCTTCTCCATTTATGGAACGACAATGCTGCTTCTGTATCTAAATTCAACACTAGTGCATAGTCTCAAGGAGGGTAAGGCGAAGGATTTGTTCGAATTTTTCGATCATTCCGCTATTTATCTGTTTATTGCAGGCACGTATACGCCCTTTTTGTTAGTCGCCATTCGGGGTACGCTTGGCTGGAGCTTATTCGGCGTTATTTGGGGGATCGCAGTGTTTGGCGTTTTCTTCAAAGCATTTTTTGTTAAAAAGTTTCTATTCATGTCCACCATATTCTACATCGCCATGGGGTGGCTAATTGTAATCGCCTGGAACCCACTTTCGGCTGTAATTGCAGATGGGGGTATGATGCTGCTGATGGCTGGTGGGGTGCTCTATACATTAGGTACTGTGTTTTATGTATGGAGAGGGTTTCCTTACCATCATGCGATATGGCATGTATTTGTGCTTGCAGGTAGTGTCACACACTTCTTCGCCGTATTGATTTATGTGCTGCCGATCCAATAA
- a CDS encoding carbonic anhydrase: MSHVSDIINFNKSFVENKEYEAYLTSRYPDKKMLIITCMDTRLVELLPKAMNFKNGDVKIIKNAGAVISQPFGSVMRSVMVALYELDAEEVIVVGHYECGMASLNADHMINSIKERGVSEEVLNTLENSGIKLTKWLRGFDNIQEGVSQTVNLINKHPLLPPNVPVHGMIIDPATGALELVVDGYK; encoded by the coding sequence ATGAGCCATGTATCCGATATTATTAACTTTAATAAGAGTTTTGTAGAGAATAAAGAGTATGAAGCATATTTAACAAGCCGCTATCCCGATAAAAAAATGTTGATTATCACTTGTATGGATACCCGTCTGGTTGAACTATTACCAAAAGCTATGAACTTTAAGAACGGTGATGTCAAAATCATCAAAAATGCCGGTGCGGTTATTTCTCAGCCCTTTGGTAGTGTTATGCGTAGTGTCATGGTTGCGTTATATGAACTTGACGCGGAGGAAGTTATCGTTGTTGGGCACTATGAATGCGGTATGGCTTCCCTCAATGCAGATCATATGATCAATTCCATAAAAGAACGCGGAGTATCCGAAGAGGTGCTAAACACGCTGGAGAATTCCGGGATCAAGCTTACCAAGTGGTTACGCGGGTTTGACAATATCCAAGAAGGGGTATCCCAAACTGTGAATCTGATCAATAAGCATCCATTACTACCCCCAAATGTACCAGTGCATGGCATGATCATCGATCCGGCTACCGGAGCGCTTGAGCTTGTCGTTGATGGGTATAAATAA